The following are from one region of the Dermacentor albipictus isolate Rhodes 1998 colony chromosome 5, USDA_Dalb.pri_finalv2, whole genome shotgun sequence genome:
- the LOC139060274 gene encoding arylamine N-acetyltransferase-like — MVFSNNCSEPGARLMLSTRLMQQQQQQQQQQQQQQQQQQQQHLHIGESSEHPDPVLFAAAGKRKIDLSGYRMGPLNPKELLLYLDVLKLDLRALSEPNLTTSNTIITAHLERTPFQGLDTFVSHQLPLDDDAVFRKVIEQRRGGFCVELNNIFGRLLLTLGFKFNIRAARVRWGRPLDTPLTPLGHMLFCVDLGEEGELDEEGNIEVAIKSTGRGVGSASWRPLYHVFPPPQKWIDFVPQYWYAMLHPRSLFRNVLMVGRFVDDSWLTLVDGRFCRRSTIGQVEQRHVTEVEEVLRLFGTEFALKLNPNIDLDFLKCRIKSVI; from the exons ATGGTGTTCAGCAACAACTGCTCAGAACCAGGTGCCAGGCTTATGCTCAGCACCAGGCTTATG cagcagcagcagcagcagcagcagcagcagcagcagcagcagcagcagcagcagcagcagca CTTACATATTGGTGAGTCCTCGGAGCATCCGGACCCCGTGCTCTTCGCTGCTGCGGGAAAGCGAAAGATCGACTTGAGTGGCTACCGCATGGGACCACTTAACCCGAAAGAACTGCTTCTCTACCTTGACGTACTGAAACTAGACCTCAGGGCATTAAGTGAACCCAACCTCACCACCTCGAACACCATTATCACAGCCCACCTTGAACGAACCCCTTTCCAGGGTTTAGACACTTTCGTCAGCCATCAGCTGCCGCTTGATGACGACGCAGTGTTCCGTAAGGTAATTGAGCAGCGCCGTGGTGGCTTCTGCGTGGAGCTCAATAACATCTTCGGGAGGCTCTTGCTGACACTGGGCTTCAAGTTCAACATTCGGGCAGCCAGGGTCCGCTGGGGCCGTCCGCTGGACACGCCACTGACCCCTCTAGGACACATGCTCTTCTGCGTCGACCTGGGCGAGGAAGGAGA ACtcgatgaagaagggaacatcgAGGTGGCCATCAAGTCGACGGGACGCGGTGTCGGATCGGCGAGTTGGCGTCCCTTGTACCACGTGTTTCCTCCACCGCAAAAGTGGATCGACTTCGTGCCACAGTACTGGTACGCCATGCTGCACCCGCGATCGTTGTTCCGTAACGTGCTCATGGTGGGGCGCTTCGTTGACGATTCATGGCTGACGCTGGTGGACGGCCGCTTCTGCCGTCGCTCGACGATCGGGCAAGTGGAACAGCGTCATGTCACGGAGGTGGAAGAAGTTCTTCGCCTCTTCGGCACCGAGTTTGCTTTAAAGCTGAATCCCAACATTGACCTCGACTTCCTCAAGTGCCGGATTAAGAGCGTTATTTAG